In the genome of Sandaracinaceae bacterium, the window GCGCCCTCTCCGGACGCGATGACGCTCGGCGACCTCGTCACGGCGATGGTCTGGCAAGACATGCGCTGGCCCCTCGAGATCGTCCCCGGCCATCGCTGGCTGTGGGTCGAGTACAGCGCCTACGTCGGTTGGACGGTGCTGCTCCTCGGGCTGCTCGGGCTCGGGCTCGCGCTGAAGCGAAGGCGCCGTCTGCACCTCGTGACCGGCACGCTCGTCTTCGGTGTGTTGACGCTGGGGAGCTTCGCGGATTGGGCGCCGTGGTCGCTGGTGCACGAGCTGCCCATCTTCGACTCGCTCCGGGTGCCGAGCCGCTTCTCCGTGATCTTCCTCTTCTACTTCGTGCTCCTCGCCGCCCACGGCCTGGAGTCGATCGCGGCGCAGGCCCGACGCGCGGCGACCGAGCGGAAGCTGCGCGGCGCGCGATGGGTCGGCCTCGCGACGGCGCTCGCGCTCGCGGGGACGGCCTGCGCCGACGTCGTGGCCACCCACCTCGCGGTGCTCGACGGCAAGTGGCGCGACCCGCCCATCGAGGGGGTGCGCCCGCTGCCGCACTTCCTCGCGCGCGTGCCGGGACCGACCGACTGGCCCGGCGAGGACATCCACCCGACGCCGGCCTACTTTCCTCGCCTGAACATAGGCACGGGATATTGCTACAGCGGGATGCACTATCACGGAGCTCGCGGGCTCTGGCCGGGCTGGCGCGAGCAGGTGCGCGTCGAGCCCGGAGACGGGGTCGTGTACGAGGAGCACATCTCCGCCAACACGGTCTCGGCGCTGGTGGAGGTGCCGCGCGCGGGGCGCGCCGTCTTCAACCGGACGTGGGCGCCGGACTGGACCGCGACCCAGGGCGGCGTCGAGAGGACCGCGCTCGACCTGATGGCGGTGCCGCTCCCTCCAGGCATGCACCGGGTGGAGCTGCGCTACGAGCCGCGGACGCTCCCGTGGGGCTTCGCCGGGACCCTCCTCGGCGTCTTGCTGGCGGCGTGGATCCTCCGGCGCCGGCTGCGGGGCGGGCGACGGAACGCGGTCCTGTTCTTCGCGGGCAGCGCGGCGACGCTCGGCGGGTACTTCTTCTTGCTCGACGACATCGCGACGGAGCCGACGGCGCCTGCGTACGCCGTCCGGGCGAGCGACTGGGCCGAGCGCGAGCTGAACGACTGGTATGTCCCGGAGCATGTGTCGGATGGCCTCCCGGGAACGGAGTGGCACCTGCCCGGCCCCGAGGTGGGGTGGCTGGAGCTGCGGGCCCCGGAGCCGACGTCGATGGCCTGGGTGCGCTTGCTCAACGCGCGGAACGCGCCGCACTTCGACCGCGGCGCGGAGCGCGTGCGCTTGACCGCCATCGACGGGGGGGCGGTGGTGGCGCGGGCCGAGGTCACCCTGGACCCGCCGGGCGAGGAGATCGCCTGGCGCGACGTGTACCTGGGCGCCGCTCGCGCGAGCCTGCTCCGGATCGAGGTGCAGAGCGCGTACGGCTTGTCGGGCGGGCTGGCCGAGGTCGAGGTGGTGCCGGCGCCGGTGACCCACGGGCCGACGACGTCGGTCTCCGCGTCGAGCCCTGGCGCGGGGGAGGCGGCGCGGCGCGCTCACGACGGGCGCGTGGACACCGTCTGGAGGGCGGGGGAGGGTGACCTGGCGCCCTGGCTCGAGCTGCGCTTCCAGGTGCCGCACTACGTCTCCGGGCTCACGCTCGTCGCGCCGGGCGGCGCCGAGCCGCAGACGGTGGAGGTGATCGTGGGCGGCGAGGAGGAGACGCTCGCGATCGTCCCCGCCGTCGTCGCGAGCGGCGACTCCGCGACGTCGACCGACGTGTCGATTCACCGCGCCGGCGTCACCTGGCTGCGGGTTCGCTTCGAGGGGCCCGGAGCGGCGCTGGCTGAGTCGCGCGTGTTCTGAGGCTCGAGCGAGGGCGCGGGTTGACGCCCGCCGCGGACAGCGTGGACAGTGAGCGCAGTGCCGCCGGCAGAAGTCTCCGTCTCTCTCGTCCTCCCCGTCTACGACGGAGCCAGGTTCCTGGAGCGCTCCTTGTACAAGGCGCGAGAGTGGCTGAGCCGGCGCGCGGGCGAGAGCGAGCTGATCATCGTCGACGACGGGAGCGGGGACGCGACGCCAGCGATCCTGCGCGCGTTCGCAGCGGAGTCGGGCGATCGCCGACCGCGAGTGCGGTGTCTGCGCAACCCGATCAACCGCGGGAAGGGCTACTCGGTCCGCCGGGGGCTGCTGGCGGCGCGGGGGCAGCTGCGGCTCTTCAGCGACGCCGACCTCACCTATCCGCTCGGGAGCTTCACGCACGTGCTTCGCACGCTGCGCCGCGGGGCCGACATCGCGGTCGCCTGCCGCGTTCACGAGGACAGCCGCTACGTCGTCGCGCCAGACTTCTTTCGCTACATCTACACGCGCCACAACGCGGGCCGCGTCTTCAACTGGCTCGTCCGCGCGACCGTGGTGCGGGAGCTCCGCGACACGCAGGCGGGGCTGAAGGGGTTCCGGGCCAGCGTGGTGGAGGACCTGTTCCCGCGGCTCACCCAGGACGGCTTCTCGTTCGACGTGGAGCTGCTCTTCCTCGCGCAGCGACGCGGCTACCGCGTGGAGGAGGTCCCGGTGACCTATCACTACCGCAAGGAGCCGAGCACCGTGGACTTCGCGCGGGACACCTTCGAGATGTGCGCCGATCTCGCGCGGATCCGGCTTCGCCACGCTCGAGGCGCCTACGCCCTGGACGCGCCGGTCGAGCCGCCCGAGGCCAGAGCGGAGCGGGATGCGTGTCCCGACGAGGTCAGCCCGGACCCGGAGCCCCGACGAGACTGAAGCGCGCGGGGATGCACTGCGGCCAGGGGCGGGTCAGCGCCGCCAGCTCTGCCCGGTAGCGGTCCCCGCGCGCGCCGAGCCGATCGAGCCGGCGGAAGGCGGCGTCCTCCTCGCGCGGGTGAACCATCAGCTCGAACGCGGGCGCGGGCGGCGCGGCCAGGAGCCCCCCGAGGCGAGCCTCGAAGTCGGCGCGATCGTGCAGGGCGAGGCCCACGAAGGGGAGCGCGTCGAGGGTGACGCCGCGCGCCGCGGCCCGGGAGCGGAAGCCGCGCGCGAGCGCGCCGAGCAGCCGGGCTCTCGCTCCGCGCGCGACGCAGTCGTCCGGTACGCGCAGACGGAGGTGCCGCGCGGCGCCGAGCACCGCGTCTCGGATCACGGGGAAGACGTGCACGTGATGGTGACCGTCCAGATGATCGAGGTGGACGCCCAGGGCGCCGGCGCGCTCCAGCTGCGCGATGACCTCTCGTCGGACCTGCGCCTCCACCGGGACGCCCAGCGCGCAGCGCGCGAGCACGGTCCGGAGCGGCAGGAAGCGCCCCAGCGGATCGGTCAGGCCCTCGATCGGTCCCGACAGCGCGCGCCCGAGCGTGAAGCTCAGGTGCAGACCCAGATCGATCTCTCCCTCCCAGCGACGCGCGAGAGAGGCGCCGCCCTCCGCGTCCGCGCCCGTCACGCAGAGGCTCACCGCCCGCACCGGTCCGTCCTCCACCGCCCGCGCGATCCCGCGGCTGACGCCGGGCGAGATGCCCAGGTCGTCGGCGTGGAAGACGACGCGCGGCTTCATCCGTGCTTGCGGGCGCGGATCACCGCGGTGAACGGCCCGGGGCGTCGCAGGGCGTCCGGCTCCAGACCGGCCGCGCGCATCCACGCCATCATGCGGTCGATCGGGTAGAGCTGGATCCGAAGCCCGTTCCGGCGGTGGTGCAGCTGGTAGAGGCGGCCCACCAGGGTCGGCGGAGGGAACAGCGCCACGACGACGCCGTGCGGCGCCACGTGACGCGCGAGGCGGTGCACGACCTGGCCCGGCGAGTGGCAGAACTCGAGCGGGCCCGCGCACAAGACCTTGCCGTAGGTGCGGCCCAGGTCGAACGTATGCAGATCGGCGACCTGCGCGTTCACGCCGCGCTCCAGCGCGATCTCGACCATGCCCGGGGAGATGTCCACGCCGTCGACGGTGCAGCCCCGGTCCATGAGGGGCACCGCGTCGAAGCCCGTGCCGCAGCCCGCGTCGAGGATGTGGTCGCCGGCTTCGGGCTCGAGGAGGGCCATGATGTCGGCCCGCTCTCGCTCCCGCAGGCGCCCCAGCAGCCCCTGCGAGAAGCGGCTCTGGTAGTCGGCCGCCTCGCGGTCGTAGTGCGCGCGGACCTCCTCGGTGCTGCTCATTGGCGGCGCTTCTTCCGGTTGAGCCACATCGCCCAGGTGGTGTGCATGGTGCCCCAGGAGAGCGCGCCGAAGAAGAAGAGGCCGCCGAGCAGCAGCGCGTCCGCCGCGAGGAGCACGGCGCTCCCGATCAGGAGGCCCATGACGACCATGCCGCTGTACGCGCGGCGCCCGAGGACGTCGACGCTGATCGGCAGCATGGGCTCGCGCGTCCGCACCTCCAGTCGGCCCTTGCGCAGATCCTCGAGGATCTCCTGGCTCTGGATGGGCAGATCGGTCGCGGCGCCGCTGATGCGCGTCATCGTTCGCACGAGATCTTGCGTCAGCCGCTCGGGCGAGTAGCGCGCCCACATCAGCCGCATGAAGTACGGCTTCATCTCCTCGAAGACGTCCAGCTCCGGGTAGATCTCCTTGCCGACGCCCTCGATGGTCATCAGCGCCTTGCCGACGAGCAGGAAGTCGGGCGGGATCTCGAGCCCGTACTTGGTCGCGCCGGTGACCAGGTCCTGGATGAGGCGGGAGATCTGGATCTCCTGCAGCTGCTTGCCGAGGTAGCGGTCCGAGAGCGCCGCCACCTCCGCCTCGTAGGCGCGCCGGTCGATCTTCTTGGTCGGCGTGCCGATGGCGAAGAGCGCGTCGGCGATGCCGCGGTAGTCCTCCTGGACCGCCGCGATCATCAGGTCGATGGTCTTCTCGCGCATCTGCGGCGTCAGCCGCCCCACCAGGCCGAGATCGATCACCCCGAGGATGGGCATCTCGGGCGCGCCCATCAGGATGAAATTGCCCGGGTGCGGATCGGCGTGGAAGAAGCCGTCCTCGAAGACCGCCTTGATGATCAGGCCGAGGGTGTTCTTGCAGATCTTCTCCGCGCTGAAGCCCTCCTCGATGGCCGCGTAGATCTTGCGCCCCTCGAAGAACTCGAGGGTCAGGACGCGGCGCGCGGAGGCCGAGCGGTGCACGAAGGGGAAGCGGATCTCGCTCTGGCCCTCGAAGTTCTTGGCGAACTTCCCCGCGTGGTCCGCTTCGAGCGTGAAGTCGAGCTCCGCCGTGATCGCGCGGTCGAATTCGCTGACGAGCTTCACCGGCTGGTAGATGCGCGACTCGGGGATCGAGCGCTCGATCGCCTTGGCCAGCCAGTAGAGCAGATCGATGTCGCGCTCGATCGTCTCCTTGATGTTGGGCCGCTGCACCTTGACCGCGACCGCGCGCGGGCCATCGGCCGTCTCGAGGGTCGCGCGGTGCACCTGCCCGATCGACGCGCTCGCGAGCGGCTCGGGATCGAAGTCGGTGAAGACCTCCTCCACCGGCGCGCCCAGCTCCGCGAGGACCTGCGCCTGGATCTGCGCCACGGGCACCGGCGGCACGCTGTCCTGGAGCTTCTTCAGCTCCGCGATCACGTCCTCCGGGATCAGATCGGGGCGGGTGGAGAGGATCTGCCCGAGCTTGACGAAGGACGGACCGAGCTCCTCGACGACGAGCCGGATGCGAGCGGCGATCGAGACCTTGCTCGCCTCGGTCTCGGCTTTGGGCTTGCCGCTGACGAGCGAGCCCAGCCCCGTGCGCTGGACGATCTCGCCGAAGCCGTGGCGGATGAGGACCTGGACGATCTGGCGGAGGCGCCCGAGGTCCCGGACCGTGTCGAGGAGGCCGGCCATGCGGTGCGCAGATTACCGCACGAGGCGCCTCACGCTACTCGCAGGACTCGGCGACCTGGAACGTGTGCGTGGTGTCGTTGAAGGGCCCCGGGACGAGGTTGCCCTCGGCGTCGAGGAGCTGGAGCTGCAGGGTGTGTTCGAGGACCGGGAGGTTCTCGAGGTAGTGCGGGACCCAGCTGGTGATGTCGCCTTCGATCGCGCGGTCGAGGCTGTAGTGGACGCGGTGGCCTTCGGCGCTCAGCTCGGCGTGGCTCACGTAGAAGTCGAGCAGGATGCGCTCGCCCGCGGGGTAGCAGCCCTTGGGCCGGCTGTAGGTGAGCATGGGCGCGTCGGCGTCGAGCTCGAACCCGTCGGTCTGGCTGCGGTAGTGGAACGTCACCATGGCGAACGCGCCATCCTCCTTGACCGATTCGTGATGCCCGCGGCTCGGGAACACGCGCACCACGTGGGTGCCCTCGCTCAGCTCGTGGCCGAGGTGCTCCTGGACGAGCGCGTTCAGGTCGAGCGGCTCGCTGACGTCGCGGATCGCGATGTACGGCTCGTCGTCCACGATGACGTGCACGTGCTGGCCGGGGGCCGGGGCGAGCTCCCAGCCCGTGACCCGGAGGCGCAGCGAGACGTTCCCGCGGCGGATGGTGGTCCCGTTGCGGGGCGCGAGGATGCGCACGCTCGGCGCGTCACCCTCGATCGGCGTGCGCTCGCCGGCGACGACCTGGATGGGTGGAGGCGGGGGCTCGGAGTCCTCCTCCGCCGTCTCCTCTCCGCCCTCGGAGGCCTCGGGCAGCCCGATGTCGTCTGCCGACCGATCGATCACCGACGGGTTCGGCATGTCGGGCTGCTGGTCCGTCCCGCCGCACGCCGGCAGCGCCAGCAGGGAGAGGGTCGCGAATGAAAGCGAAACGTGACGAAGCGCGCGCATCAGTCCTCCTCGCGGGCCGGGCCCGCGCCGCGCGAGGCTATGCGAGCCCCCCCCGAACATTCAAGTGGAGTCTCTTGTTGGAGGGTCTGAACGCAGACCCTCCCCCCATGGGGCGGAGCGCCCATGGGGCCCCCCTCCGACCTACGGCGCGTCGCGCGCTCCGCGCGCTTGGGCGCCGACCCCAGCGGCGGGGCGCTGGGGCCCCCGCGGCTCGCGCTTTCGCTTCGCGAAAGCTGGCCGCCGTTTCTTGTTGGAGGGTCTGAACGCAGACCCTCCCCCCATGGGGCGGAGCGCCCATGGGACCCCCCTCCGACCTACGGCGCGTCGCGCGCTCCGCGCGCTTTGGCGCCGACCCCAGCGGCGGGGCGCTGGGGCCCCCGCGGCTCGCGCTTCGCTCCGCGAAGCTGGCCGGCGTTTCTTGTTGGAGGGTCTGAACGCAGACCCTCCCCCCATGGGGCGGAGCGCCCATGGGGCCCCCCTCCGACCTACGGCGCGTCGCGCGCTCCGCGCGCTTTGGCGCCGACCCCAGCGGCGGGGCGCTGGGGCCCCCGCGGCTCGCGCTTCGCTCCGCGAAGCTGGCCGCCTGTTCGTTGTCGTTGGCGCCGACCCCAGCGGCGGGGCGCTGGGGCCCCCGCGGCTCGCGCTTCGCTCCGCGAAGCTGGCCGCCTTTGCTTGTCGGAGGGTCTGAACGCTGACCCTCGGCTGTCAGAGGAAGAAGTCGGGGATGAGGGGGGCGTCGGGGTCGACGGCGTACTGGTCGAAGTCGGTCACGCCGGCCTCCTTCAGGACATCGTCGTCGATGTAGAAGTTGCCCGTGGCCTCGCTGGAGGGGCGGGTGAGCACCTCGTGCGCGGCGTCGGCCATGATCTCGGGCTTGCGGCTGCCCTTCATGGCCTCTTCACCGCCCAGTAGGTTCTGCACGGCCGCGGTGGCCACGGCCGTGCGGGGCCAGAGCGCGTTGACCGCGATCTTCTTGCTCCGCAGCTCTTCGTGCATGCCCAGCACGCACATGCTCATGCCGAACTTCGCCATCGTGTAGGCGACGTGCGGGGCGAACCACCTCGTCTCCATGTTCAGCGGCGGCGAGATGTTGAGGATGTGCGCGTTGTCGGACTTCTCGAGGTGCGGGATCGCCGCCTGCGAGCACACGTAGGTGCCGCGCGTGTTCACGCCGTGCATGAGGTCGAAGCGCTTCATCGGCGTCTCGAGCGTGCCGGCGAGGAAGATCGCGCTCGCGTTGTTCACGAGCACGTCGAGGCCGCCGAAGGTCTCGACCGTCTTGGCGATCGCGGCCTGAACCTGATCCTCGAAGCGGATGTCGACCTGGAGCGGCAGCGCCTTGCCGCCGGCCTCCTCGATCTCCTTCGCCGCGGTGTGGATGGTGCCCGGGAGGCGGGGGTGCGGCTCCACCGTCTTCGCCGCGATGGCGACGTTCGCGCCGTCCCTCGCCGCGCGGATCGCGATCGCCTTGCCGATGCCGCGGCTGGCGCCGGTGATGAAGAGGGTCTTGCCTTTCAGAGTCGCCATCGTTCGTCTCCCCGTCGAATGGTGCAGATCAGAAGCCGAACTGGGTGCCTTCGCCCGCCCGGGCGAGCCCCCAGCTCATCGTCTCGGTGTTGCGCGCGTGACCGAAGTCGCCTCGAGGCCCCACCAGGATCAGGCCGCCGCGGCCGCCGATCCGCTCGCCGAAGCCCGCGATCGCGGCCTGGGCCGCCTCCTGCGCGGGCGCTCCGGACCGGACCAGCTCCGCCGCGTGTCGGGCCAGGCTGAAGCGCATGATCTGCTCGCCGATCCCCGTGGTGCTGCACGCGCCAGCCCGGTCGTCCGCCCAGGTGCCGGCCCCGACGATGGGCGTGTCGCCGACCCGCCCCGGGGTCTTGCCCACCGTGCCGCCCGTGCTCGTCGCCGCCGCGACGCGCCCGCTCGGGTCGCACGCGACCGCGCCCACCGTGCTGCCGGCCCAGCCGCGGTCGGCCTCGCCCGCGAGCACCTGCTCGAGCCGCCGCCTCGCCGCCTCGGTGATCATCGCGCCGTCCTCTGCGCGGAGGAACCCGGCGCGCTCGGCGAAGCGCGCCGCCCCGTCGCCCGCGTAGAAGGTGTGCTTGCCGTCCTCGCGCACCGCGTCCGCGATCCGGATCGGGTTGCGGAAGGCGGGGAGGCAGGTGACCGCGCCCATGTGCAGGTGCGCGCCTTCCATCACGGACGCGTCGAGCTCGAGCGTGCCGTCCGAGGTGAGGCACGCGCCGGTCCCCGCGTTGAAGAGCGGGTCGTCCTCGAGCATCACCACCGCCGCGATCGCCGCCTCGAGCGGGTCGCCCGTCTCGAGGAGCACCCGCAGGCCCTCGGCGGCGGCGCGCTTGCAGCCCTCGGCGTGCACCGGGCGCTTGGGGAGGGGCACGGCGCCCGCGCCGCCATGCACGAGCACCACCGGGACGACGCCGCTCATCGGGGGCGCACGCTCCGCAGGAAGCGCACCAGATCCTCCTTGGGATCGAAGCGGAGGAGCGCCCGGGCCAGCTCACGCTCGCCCGACCAGACGGTGCCGGGGAGGGTGGTGAGGCTGGCGACGGGCCGGATGGCCTCGAGCTCTTTCTCCCCGTGGAAGCGGCACTCGCGGCCCTCGTTGTCGTCGAAGCGCGCCTCGTAGACGAGCTTCCGCTGCACCGGCTTGACCTGGAGGCGGCCCCGGAAGGCGCGGTGGTCGGCGAAGCCCTGCAGATCGATCTCCCCGACGATCTCGGCCTCGGCTTGCACCAGAAAGGACCTCAGGCCGCGGACCTTCGCGTGCAGCGTGAGGGACATCGGGCGCTCCTCGCCGGGGTCGGTGAGGAGGTGGTAGCTGCCCGCGAGCATCTCCTGGAACTCGAAGCCGGCCATGGGGACCGGGACGATAGCGCATCGCCGGGCCAGTGTGCGCGAGCCCACGAATTGCGGGATCGCGGCCCGCGATTAAACGGTTCGGAAACCGGCCGGAAACATGGCGCGGGTAGGTCTGCGCTCACGCCATGAAGAAGGTCGAAGCCATCATCAAGCCGTTCAAGTTGGACGAGGTCAAAGACGCGCTGGGCGAGATCGGCGTCCAGGGCATGACGGTCACCGAGGTGAAAGGCTTCGGCCGGACCGGCGGCAAACGCGAGGTGTATCGGGGGTCGGCGTACGTCGTCGACTTCGTCCCGAAGGTGAAGGTCGAGGTCGTCGTCCCGGACGACCTGGTCGCGCGCCTGATCGAGGCGGTCGAAGGGGCGGCCAAGACCGGCCGCATCGGCGACGGCAAGATCTTCGTGAGCCCGGTCGAAGAGGCGGTCCGCATCCGGACCGGCGAGCGTGGCGACGAGGCGATCTGACCTCGTCGAGTCAGTTTCCATTTCAGTCGACCTGAGAGTCGAGAAGAAGAGCCAGGGAGGTTCGCACCCATGAGCAAGAAGACTGCGTCCGAGGTGATCGAGTACGCCAAACAGCAAGGCGCGAAGATGCTCGATCTCCGCTTCATCGATCTGCCCGGCGTGTGGCAGCACACGACCGTGCCGATCAACCGCCTCGACGAGTCGGCCTTCGAGGACGGCTTCGGCTTCGACGGATCCTCCATTCGCGGCTACGCGCCGATCAACGCCTCCGACATGCTCGTCATGCCGGACCCCGGCAGCGCGCAGATGGACCCGTTCACGGCGATGCCGACGCTCGCCGTGATCTGCAACATCCACGACCCGATCACGGGTGAGCCGTACGCCCGCGACCCGCGCTACATCGCGCGCAAGGCGGAGCAGTATCTCAAGCAGACCGGCCTCGGCGACACCGCGTACTTCGGCCCCGAGGCCGAGTTCTTCGTCTTCGACGACGTTCGCTTCGATGTCGCCAACAACGGCTCGTTCCACGAGGTCGACTCCGGCGAGGGCGCCTGGAACTCGGGCCGCGACGAGGGCCCGAACCTGGGTCACAAGGTCAAGCACAAGGGCGGCTACTTCCCGGTCTCCCCCGTCGACACCCTGGTGGACTGGCGCAACACGACCTGCGAGCTGCTGACGAGCGTCGGCATCGAGGTCGAGGTGCACCACCACGAGGTCGCGACCGCGGGCCAGTGCGAGATCGACATGAAGTTCGACGCGCTGACCGACATGGCCGACCAGCTCATGTGGTTCAAGTACGTCGTCAAGAACTCGGCCCGCATGGCCGGCAAGACAGCGACCTTCATGCCGAAGCCCCTCTACGGGGACAACGGCAGCGGCATGCACTGCCACCAGTCGATCTGGAAGGAGGGCAAGCCCCTCTTCGCCGGCGACCAGTACGCGGGCATGAGCGAGATGGCGCTCCACTACATCGGCGGCATCCTCGAGCACGCCCCCGCGCTCTGCGCGCTGACCAACCCGACGTTCAACAGCTACCGTCGCCTGGTCCCGGGCTACGAGGCGCCCGTGAACCTCGCGTACTCGAGCCGGAACCGCTCCGCGTCCATCCGGATCCCGATGTACTCGAACTCGCCCAAGGCCAAGCGCCTCGAGGCCCGCTTCCCCGACCCGAGCTGCAACCCGTACCTCGCGTTCGCGGCCATGCTCATGGCGGGGCTCGACGGCATCGAGCGCAAGCTCGACCCGGGCGATCCCCTGGACAAGGACCTCTACAGCCTGAGCCCGGAGGAGCTGAAGGGCGTGCCCACCGTGCCGGGCTCGCTCGATGGCGCCCTCGAGGCGCTCGAGAGAGACCACGAGTTCCTCCTCAAGGGGGACGTCTTCACCCAGGACATCATCCAGGAGTGGGTCGGCTTCAAGCGGCAGCACGAGGTGGAGCCGATGCGGCTGCGTCCCACGCCGATGGAGTTCATGCTCACGTACGACACCTGATCGCACGTCCAGGCAGACGGCGAGGCCGGTGGGGAGACCCGCCGGCCTCTTTCGTTTGGCGGCCCGTCAGGAAGATCGCGTAACCGACCGATTGCATTGACGAGTCGGAGGGCGCTCGGATAGCATCCGAGGACGCCGCTCCGCCCCCCGCGACGCTCGCGGCGCGGACGCAACTCCGTGTGGGGAGGCGGGTGGGACGCGGCACCGAAAGTGCCATCATCGCCAGGGCCAATACCGCAGCGTGCCCTCCTCCCACATGCCGTCTCTCGCCACCCGCGTCGCCGCCGAAACGCTCCGCCTGCTGCCCCGAAAGCGCATCAGCCGAGGCCTCGGCTCCATTGCGTCTTTTCACGCGGCCGCGTCACTCCCCGGGGGCTCGGGGCTGCTGCGCCAGGCCATCGATCTCTACGTGAAGGCGTACGACGTCGATCTCGGCGAGGCGGAGATCCCGCCCGGCGGATTCGACAGCTTCGACGCGTTCTTCACCCGCGCGCTGCGGCCGGGCGCCCGCCCCGTCGAGGGCGGCGAGGAGATCCTGGTGAGCCCCGCCGACGGTCGCGTGGAGGACTGCGGGCCGGTCGAGCCCGGCGCGCGGGTCCACGTCAAGGGCCACGACTACT includes:
- the glnA gene encoding type I glutamate--ammonia ligase, whose amino-acid sequence is MSKKTASEVIEYAKQQGAKMLDLRFIDLPGVWQHTTVPINRLDESAFEDGFGFDGSSIRGYAPINASDMLVMPDPGSAQMDPFTAMPTLAVICNIHDPITGEPYARDPRYIARKAEQYLKQTGLGDTAYFGPEAEFFVFDDVRFDVANNGSFHEVDSGEGAWNSGRDEGPNLGHKVKHKGGYFPVSPVDTLVDWRNTTCELLTSVGIEVEVHHHEVATAGQCEIDMKFDALTDMADQLMWFKYVVKNSARMAGKTATFMPKPLYGDNGSGMHCHQSIWKEGKPLFAGDQYAGMSEMALHYIGGILEHAPALCALTNPTFNSYRRLVPGYEAPVNLAYSSRNRSASIRIPMYSNSPKAKRLEARFPDPSCNPYLAFAAMLMAGLDGIERKLDPGDPLDKDLYSLSPEELKGVPTVPGSLDGALEALERDHEFLLKGDVFTQDIIQEWVGFKRQHEVEPMRLRPTPMEFMLTYDT
- a CDS encoding NAD(P)-dependent oxidoreductase, with product MATLKGKTLFITGASRGIGKAIAIRAARDGANVAIAAKTVEPHPRLPGTIHTAAKEIEEAGGKALPLQVDIRFEDQVQAAIAKTVETFGGLDVLVNNASAIFLAGTLETPMKRFDLMHGVNTRGTYVCSQAAIPHLEKSDNAHILNISPPLNMETRWFAPHVAYTMAKFGMSMCVLGMHEELRSKKIAVNALWPRTAVATAAVQNLLGGEEAMKGSRKPEIMADAAHEVLTRPSSEATGNFYIDDDVLKEAGVTDFDQYAVDPDAPLIPDFFL
- a CDS encoding ChbG/HpnK family deacetylase, producing the protein MKPRVVFHADDLGISPGVSRGIARAVEDGPVRAVSLCVTGADAEGGASLARRWEGEIDLGLHLSFTLGRALSGPIEGLTDPLGRFLPLRTVLARCALGVPVEAQVRREVIAQLERAGALGVHLDHLDGHHHVHVFPVIRDAVLGAARHLRLRVPDDCVARGARARLLGALARGFRSRAAARGVTLDALPFVGLALHDRADFEARLGGLLAAPPAPAFELMVHPREEDAAFRRLDRLGARGDRYRAELAALTRPWPQCIPARFSLVGAPGPG
- a CDS encoding isoaspartyl peptidase/L-asparaginase, with the translated sequence MSGVVPVVLVHGGAGAVPLPKRPVHAEGCKRAAAEGLRVLLETGDPLEAAIAAVVMLEDDPLFNAGTGACLTSDGTLELDASVMEGAHLHMGAVTCLPAFRNPIRIADAVREDGKHTFYAGDGAARFAERAGFLRAEDGAMITEAARRRLEQVLAGEADRGWAGSTVGAVACDPSGRVAAATSTGGTVGKTPGRVGDTPIVGAGTWADDRAGACSTTGIGEQIMRFSLARHAAELVRSGAPAQEAAQAAIAGFGERIGGRGGLILVGPRGDFGHARNTETMSWGLARAGEGTQFGF
- a CDS encoding glycosyltransferase, which encodes MPPAEVSVSLVLPVYDGARFLERSLYKAREWLSRRAGESELIIVDDGSGDATPAILRAFAAESGDRRPRVRCLRNPINRGKGYSVRRGLLAARGQLRLFSDADLTYPLGSFTHVLRTLRRGADIAVACRVHEDSRYVVAPDFFRYIYTRHNAGRVFNWLVRATVVRELRDTQAGLKGFRASVVEDLFPRLTQDGFSFDVELLFLAQRRGYRVEEVPVTYHYRKEPSTVDFARDTFEMCADLARIRLRHARGAYALDAPVEPPEARAERDACPDEVSPDPEPRRD
- a CDS encoding P-II family nitrogen regulator codes for the protein MKKVEAIIKPFKLDEVKDALGEIGVQGMTVTEVKGFGRTGGKREVYRGSAYVVDFVPKVKVEVVVPDDLVARLIEAVEGAAKTGRIGDGKIFVSPVEEAVRIRTGERGDEAI
- a CDS encoding class I SAM-dependent methyltransferase, producing the protein MSSTEEVRAHYDREAADYQSRFSQGLLGRLRERERADIMALLEPEAGDHILDAGCGTGFDAVPLMDRGCTVDGVDISPGMVEIALERGVNAQVADLHTFDLGRTYGKVLCAGPLEFCHSPGQVVHRLARHVAPHGVVVALFPPPTLVGRLYQLHHRRNGLRIQLYPIDRMMAWMRAAGLEPDALRRPGPFTAVIRARKHG
- a CDS encoding AarF/UbiB family protein, translated to MAGLLDTVRDLGRLRQIVQVLIRHGFGEIVQRTGLGSLVSGKPKAETEASKVSIAARIRLVVEELGPSFVKLGQILSTRPDLIPEDVIAELKKLQDSVPPVPVAQIQAQVLAELGAPVEEVFTDFDPEPLASASIGQVHRATLETADGPRAVAVKVQRPNIKETIERDIDLLYWLAKAIERSIPESRIYQPVKLVSEFDRAITAELDFTLEADHAGKFAKNFEGQSEIRFPFVHRSASARRVLTLEFFEGRKIYAAIEEGFSAEKICKNTLGLIIKAVFEDGFFHADPHPGNFILMGAPEMPILGVIDLGLVGRLTPQMREKTIDLMIAAVQEDYRGIADALFAIGTPTKKIDRRAYEAEVAALSDRYLGKQLQEIQISRLIQDLVTGATKYGLEIPPDFLLVGKALMTIEGVGKEIYPELDVFEEMKPYFMRLMWARYSPERLTQDLVRTMTRISGAATDLPIQSQEILEDLRKGRLEVRTREPMLPISVDVLGRRAYSGMVVMGLLIGSAVLLAADALLLGGLFFFGALSWGTMHTTWAMWLNRKKRRQ